One genomic window of Luteitalea pratensis includes the following:
- a CDS encoding dienelactone hydrolase family protein yields the protein MERKTAADFDQELLILFDAYVHGDIDRRGFLDRASKFAVGGMTAVMLLEALNPKFAEAQVIPKDDARLTTEFVFYPSPQGYSMTRGYLVKPKAATGKLPGILVVHENRGLNPHIEDIARRLALENYLVFAPDALAPLGGYPGDEDKARTTFATLEQPKTREDMIAAVRFLKTQPGCTGKVGAVGFCYGGGIAHMLATKVPDLAAAVPFYGNTPPVEAAAAIKAPLLVHLAEKDERITGGWPVYEAALKAANVKYTAHIYPGAQHGFNNDTTPRYDEASAKLAWSRTLEFFAANLRG from the coding sequence GTGGAGCGAAAGACGGCAGCTGATTTCGACCAGGAACTCCTGATCCTGTTCGACGCATACGTGCACGGCGACATCGACCGCCGCGGCTTTCTGGATCGCGCGAGCAAGTTTGCCGTCGGCGGCATGACGGCCGTGATGCTGCTCGAAGCGCTCAATCCGAAGTTCGCCGAGGCGCAGGTGATCCCGAAAGACGATGCGCGCCTGACGACGGAGTTCGTGTTCTATCCGTCACCACAAGGTTACTCGATGACGCGAGGCTACCTGGTGAAGCCGAAGGCGGCCACGGGCAAGCTGCCAGGGATCCTCGTGGTGCACGAGAACCGTGGGCTGAACCCGCACATCGAGGACATCGCACGCCGGCTGGCGCTCGAGAACTACCTGGTGTTCGCGCCCGACGCACTCGCGCCGCTCGGCGGCTACCCGGGCGACGAGGACAAGGCCCGCACCACGTTCGCGACACTGGAGCAGCCGAAGACGCGCGAGGACATGATCGCCGCCGTCCGGTTCCTGAAGACGCAACCGGGCTGCACCGGCAAAGTCGGCGCCGTCGGGTTCTGCTATGGCGGCGGCATCGCCCACATGCTGGCGACCAAGGTGCCCGATCTTGCGGCAGCCGTTCCCTTCTATGGCAACACACCGCCGGTCGAGGCGGCGGCAGCCATCAAGGCGCCGCTGCTCGTGCACCTTGCGGAAAAGGACGAACGCATCACCGGCGGATGGCCCGTCTACGAGGCGGCCCTCAAGGCGGCCAACGTCAAGTACACGGCGCACATCTATCCCGGCGCGCAGCACGGCTTCAACAACGACACGACCCCACGCTATGACGAGGCCTCGGCCAAGCTGGCGTGGTCGCGGACGCTGGAGTTCTTCGCCGCCAATTTGCGCGGCTAG
- a CDS encoding neutral/alkaline non-lysosomal ceramidase N-terminal domain-containing protein — protein MRTASAIVLTLLLLTASAAHGELRAGVARVEITPATLMSMYGYANRKCGPANGTHDPLMAKVLVLEAAGSRMAIVTMDLGSMVSDTLRQDVASKLGIPILLQSASHTHSAPSFLPFGSAPSTNDAALAYRAELDAKIFGAIAAAARTMAPATLSVAHGSLRLGYNRLLPRDDGRTRALFDNLERVPYGPVDPEFVLLRVDDTSGNPRALLIHYATHAVVLGPTNCKYSADYPGVLQAKTEAALPGAQVMFVQGGAGDINPIFMARSGDEEKDFGVVQKMGELLAEEVVRTNRTATPVPMGAEGITATSEIVTVKDRWDAAQSIDLGITTVLINRTIAIAAWPGEVMHRLQTEWKARAEVPVPLFYGYTFSNGGTWAGYVPDLRTAAHGGYGADASTRVEVGTGERLLERHLVNLYGLLGMWMDKQGKP, from the coding sequence ATGCGCACCGCCTCCGCGATTGTCCTGACACTGTTGTTGCTCACCGCCAGCGCGGCACACGGCGAATTGCGGGCGGGTGTGGCCCGCGTTGAAATCACGCCCGCGACGTTGATGTCGATGTACGGCTACGCCAACCGGAAGTGCGGTCCCGCCAACGGCACGCACGATCCGCTGATGGCCAAGGTGCTCGTGCTCGAGGCGGCCGGCTCGCGCATGGCGATCGTGACCATGGATCTCGGCAGCATGGTGTCAGACACCTTGCGCCAGGACGTCGCGAGCAAGCTCGGGATTCCGATCCTGCTGCAGTCGGCATCGCACACGCACTCGGCGCCTTCGTTCCTGCCGTTCGGGAGCGCGCCCTCGACCAACGACGCGGCGCTCGCCTACCGCGCCGAGCTCGACGCGAAGATCTTCGGTGCGATCGCAGCGGCGGCCAGGACGATGGCGCCGGCGACGCTGAGCGTTGCGCACGGGTCGCTGCGTCTCGGTTACAACCGCTTGCTGCCGCGAGACGATGGGCGGACAAGGGCGCTGTTCGACAACCTCGAACGCGTGCCGTACGGCCCGGTGGATCCGGAGTTCGTGCTGCTGCGGGTGGACGACACCAGCGGTAACCCGCGTGCGCTCCTCATCCACTACGCAACCCACGCCGTCGTCCTCGGGCCTACCAACTGCAAGTACTCGGCCGACTACCCAGGGGTGCTCCAGGCGAAGACGGAGGCGGCCCTGCCCGGTGCGCAGGTGATGTTCGTGCAGGGTGGCGCCGGCGACATCAACCCGATCTTCATGGCGCGGTCAGGCGACGAGGAGAAGGACTTCGGCGTCGTCCAGAAGATGGGCGAGTTGCTCGCCGAAGAGGTCGTGCGCACCAATCGCACGGCGACGCCGGTGCCCATGGGCGCCGAGGGCATCACGGCGACCAGCGAGATCGTCACCGTGAAGGATCGCTGGGATGCCGCGCAGTCGATCGACCTCGGCATCACGACAGTGCTGATCAATCGGACGATCGCCATCGCCGCGTGGCCCGGCGAGGTGATGCACCGGTTGCAGACCGAGTGGAAGGCGCGCGCAGAAGTGCCCGTGCCGCTGTTCTACGGCTACACGTTCAGCAACGGCGGCACCTGGGCCGGGTACGTGCCCGATCTGCGGACGGCGGCACACGGCGGGTACGGCGCGGACGCCAGTACGCGCGTGGAAGTGGGTACCGGCGAACGGCTGCTCGAACGCCACCTGGTCAACCTGTACGGCCTGCTCGGCATGTGGATGGACAAACAGGGCAAGCCCTGA
- a CDS encoding L,D-transpeptidase family protein, producing MGDLVVDVHETHTHYTGGIVEAVKRFQVRHGLEADGVIGAGTIRAINVPLAGRVRQIELAMERMRWLPKLGEGQNIFVNVANFRLWANDPRTRDEPLRMNVVVGQSLDHQTPLFVEQLEYIVFRPFWNPPRRILVDEILPKARRDPGYLARNQYEIVASGADTAPALAPSPDNIDKVQQGRLTLRQRPGPSNSLGLAKFIFPNDEDVYMHGTPSRGGFAKARRDLSHGCVRLEDPAALATWALRDQPEWTRARIDEAMNGDTPVRVTLRRPMTVVLFYDTVHVSRQGVVYFMDDIYGHDQLLDAALKQGYPYPVQSR from the coding sequence GTGGGCGACCTCGTGGTCGATGTGCACGAGACCCACACCCACTACACCGGCGGCATCGTCGAGGCGGTCAAGCGGTTCCAGGTGAGGCACGGACTCGAGGCCGACGGCGTGATCGGCGCTGGCACGATCCGGGCGATCAACGTTCCGCTCGCGGGTCGCGTGCGCCAGATCGAGTTGGCGATGGAGCGCATGCGCTGGCTGCCGAAGCTGGGCGAGGGCCAGAACATCTTCGTCAACGTTGCCAACTTCAGGCTGTGGGCCAACGACCCGCGCACGCGCGACGAGCCGCTGCGGATGAACGTGGTGGTGGGGCAATCGCTCGATCACCAGACGCCGCTGTTCGTCGAACAACTCGAGTACATCGTCTTCCGGCCGTTCTGGAACCCGCCGCGCCGGATCCTGGTGGACGAGATCCTGCCGAAGGCGCGTCGCGATCCGGGCTACCTCGCGCGCAACCAGTACGAGATCGTGGCCAGCGGGGCCGATACGGCACCGGCCCTCGCGCCGTCGCCCGACAATATCGACAAGGTGCAGCAGGGGCGTCTCACACTGCGGCAACGGCCGGGGCCCAGCAACTCGCTGGGGCTTGCGAAGTTCATCTTCCCGAACGACGAGGACGTCTACATGCACGGCACGCCGTCGCGCGGCGGCTTTGCGAAGGCGAGACGGGATCTGAGCCACGGCTGCGTGCGCCTCGAGGACCCGGCGGCGCTGGCGACCTGGGCCCTGCGCGACCAGCCGGAGTGGACCCGTGCGCGCATCGACGAGGCGATGAACGGCGACACGCCCGTGCGGGTGACGCTCCGCCGGCCGATGACGGTCGTGCTCTTCTACGACACGGTCCACGTGAGCCGGCAGGGTGTCGTCTACTTCATGGACGACATCTACGGCCACGACCAACTGCTCGATGCGGCGCTGAAGCAGGGCTATCCGTATCCGGTCCAGTCCCGGTAG
- a CDS encoding YcbK family protein, with protein MDRRHFLRAVATAVPVLAFPGLASGTPVTVGPRVLTFAHLHTAEKLEVEYMDGVRYLPQALSAVNHLLRDFRTGDVHDIDPALLDLLHALHASTGSRRPFEIISGYRSPLTNAMLRSHGGGVASGSLHMEGKAIDIRLADVPLESLRDAALDLRRGGVGYYAASNFVHVDTGRVRRW; from the coding sequence GTGGACCGCCGCCATTTCCTCCGCGCCGTCGCGACAGCTGTGCCCGTCCTGGCGTTCCCGGGCCTGGCCTCCGGCACGCCCGTGACGGTGGGCCCGCGGGTGTTGACGTTCGCGCACCTGCACACCGCCGAGAAACTCGAGGTGGAGTACATGGACGGCGTGCGGTACCTGCCGCAGGCCCTCTCGGCGGTCAACCACCTGTTGCGCGATTTCCGCACCGGTGACGTGCACGACATCGACCCCGCCCTCCTCGACCTGCTGCACGCGCTGCATGCGTCAACGGGGAGCCGGCGGCCCTTCGAGATTATCTCCGGCTACCGATCGCCACTCACCAACGCGATGCTGCGCAGTCACGGCGGCGGCGTCGCGTCGGGCAGCCTCCACATGGAGGGAAAAGCGATCGACATCCGCCTCGCCGACGTGCCGCTGGAGTCGCTGCGCGATGCAGCGCTCGACCTCCGTCGCGGCGGCGTCGGCTACTACGCGGCATCGAACTTCGTCCACGTCGACACCGGCCGCGTCCGTCGCTGGTAG